One Verrucomicrobiota bacterium genomic window, GAACATGGCGTTTACGGCTATACGGTACCTGACGAAAACGTAACCAGGAGTGTCGTAGATTACCTTGAAAGAGAGCATGGTTACGAAATTGATCCTTCATGGATTATGTGGACTCCCGGTGTTGTCCCGGCTCTGAATCTTTTTTGTCGGGCATTCGGTGAACCAGGATCAAGCGTGATGACGGCAACTCCCGTCTACCCACCATTCCTAACCTCACCCGTAAATTCCGATAGGAAGCTTATTTCCGTTGATCTTAAATGGGACGGAAACCGTTGGACCTTCGATTTTGAAAAAATGGAGGCGAGTATCCGTCCGGATACACGTAGTTTTATTTTGTGTAATCCGCACAATCCTGTCGGCCGGGTGTTCGACAAAAAAGAACTGGAGCAGTTGTCTGAATTCTGTGTGAAGCACGATCTCGTCCTTTGTACCGATGAGATACATTCGGACTTAATTTTGGAGCCAGGACTTAAACACACACCAACGAATCTGATTAGCCCGGAAATTAGCAAGCGGTCTGTCATGCTCACATCCCCGAGTAAAACTTACAATTTACCAGGCCTCTGCTGCGCTTATGCAATCATTGAAGACCCTGGAATCAGAATGGCATTTAAGAAAGTCGCCAGAGGTATCATCACAGAAATAAATACGTTTGGTTACGTGAGTTGCGAGACTGCCTACAACCAAGGCGGAGAATGGAGGTTAGCGCTTATCGAATACCTAAGATCGAACCGGGATTTTCTTTATTCATTTATATCGCAGCACATTCCCAAGATAAGAATGCGCCCAATGGAGGCAACCTACTTGGCATGGATGGATGTGAGGGAATTAAATCTGGATGATCCAATCAGCTTTTTCGAATCGCATGGAGTTGGACTTTCGGACGGAAGTTTTTTTGGAGCCAAAGGGCACGTCCGATTTAACTTTGGATGCGCTCGTGGTTTATTGGAGAAAGGATTGCATCGAATGCAAAAAGCAGTCGCTGACCTTTGATATCTCCTCAATATCCAGTCCGGTTTCTATTTGGACTTTTTATTCAGTTTTCTGAACCAATCGGTAATAAGTTCTTTGTCGTAAAATAATTCGTCATTATAGTTGATCCGGATCTTATAGTTAAAACTCAGATCCGATAAATGTTCGTCTCCGGATTCGAGAACGTTTCCATCCGCATCCTTAAGTTCATAACTAAACTTAATACGAGGAGGGTAAATGGATTTCACAATTCTGATATCCATGGCATCGGCAGATCTCCATGGTTCGTAATCTCCGGCCAAGTCGATATCAGTTATCACCATGCTAAGAACCTGACCTTCCTCAAGATAACGCTCAGCTTGTTTGTTAATGTGTTTTTCAAACTGAGGGAGGTAGAGCTTCTGGCCCCGCTTGTTGCCGGCGTATTCATAATCGATATCACGATAGTTATCCGGATTTTCAAAAGTAAGCTCAACTTCAGCGGCAAGATTTACCGCTAGGAAACATAGGCTACAAAAAAGAATTGAAAAGAATTTCATAATTTTGGGTGGGTTTAAATTCAGTTATCATGCGCTATCGAAACAGGAGTCAAAAGTATGCTATTCCTATAATACGTCAATCCTGCGCTAACTGGATGAGCTCAGGGGTCAGCTTCTCTCCTTTTCTCCAAACAAGCTTCGCTAAGGTTATGGGAAGATTGAACCGCCTGGGACCGGCACTACCTGGATTGAGAAATAAAACTTCCTGTTCTTCAAATATTTCAGGTCGGTGAGAATGACCATAAACCACCATGTCAACCAGTTCCAGTACGGTGCGATCCAATTTCGAAATATCATGAATCATAAAAACCTTCAGCCCGCCCAAAGTTAAAGTTAATTTAGGGGGTAAACGTTTGCACCAGAGCTCGAAATCAACGTTCCCCCGCACCGTAAAAATCGGAGCAATGTCACTCAACCGGGCTAATATTTGCTCATCTCCCACATCGCCGCCATGCAAAATAACATCTGAACCTTTCAGTGCTGATAAAGCTTGAGGTCTGAGTAGACCATGAGTGTCGGAAATAATTCCAATCGAAAGCACTTCTTTCCCTTCAAACTCGCGCACCGTTATTTCCATAGATCTGCGCAGAATCATAGGGTCGTCGGTTGTTCTGTGAATCTTAAAAGAGAAGCGTCCGACGATCGCCAAAAACTTGTAAATCTTATCAAACCCATTGCATCAATGAACTCCCGGTTCGACCTTTATAGAGAAACCCGAAATCTTTGTTCCTCAGAACAATCTCACTAAACACTCGACACGTATATCCATGGGCAAAATTACCTACGAATTTATAATAGACAGCGGTGAAATCTTCACTTTCGACATTGATCCTCAAAAACCTACAAACACAGGATCAGAGCCCGTCCAAACGTCCGCAGCCTGGACAAGCCTTGAATATCATAAATGTGAAAACTGCCCGCTGAAACTTAAAGATCACCCTCACTGCCCGGTGGCACTCGATATTGAAGAAGTAGCCAAAAAGTTTTCGTCCTTACTTTCCTGGAAAAAAGCAGAAGTTTGGGTGCATACGGAAGAACGAAGCTATTCCAAAACGTGCGACCTACAGACCGGACTACGTTCCATGTTGGGGTTAATGATGGCTCTGAGCACATGTCCGATTCTCTCCAAGCTCAAACCACTGGCAGCAAGCCACCTACCCTTTGCGACCTTTCAAGAAACCGTTTCCCGCGTAGTGGGGAATTACTTAATCCGCCAATTTCTAAAGGACCAAAAAGGCGAAGAGCCGGACTGGTCACTCACAGACCTCAAGTCTATGTATAAGGAATTGGTTACGGTTAATTTCAGCATGCTTGAACGAATTCGGGCAGCTTGTGAAAAAGACGCCAACATGAATGCCATATCGATTTTCTTCTCCATGTCTTCCATTGTAAATATGGCTTTGGAAGAGCAGCTGGATGAGATGGAAGAACACTTTATCGGTGGGAAAAATAATTCAGCGGAATTGCCCTCTATTCCAGTTGCTTGATTTTGCCGGAATTATTCACTCCGTTTTTTTGAGGAGCAAAAATAAAAACATCCGAGGCTCTCCCCCGGGGTGTCTCTCGCGTATATTCCCATCTGAAATCCTACGGTTGTGGACGATCCAGACAACTGCAGGTGTTATTAACCATACTTGTACAAAATCTGAATTTGCTCGGCTGTGCTGAAACCGGGAAGTGGTTCGCCGCTAAACTGCTTTCTATTCTTGCAGGCGTCGAAGGACACTGTCGCGCATTGGGGCTTGATGAATCGCAAAAGTCAGCGACGAAGCAAGTTTCGAAGAATGAACCCGGTTGCGATTCAGCCTCCTGGAGGGGCGATAAAATTAGCCGCCATGAATAAATCGCTTTGCGCTCCTTTGATCATCAGGTTTGTGTGGCGAATCATCATTCATGATCTGGATCTATAGATTACTTTTTTTCCCAGTATTCATTCTCTCTGTCCCGTGGGTACTTTGGCATGTAAAACGACGAGGCGGCTATGGGAAAGACCTGACGCAAAGGTTCGGCAATATTCCAGGTTCCTTGGAGAAAACCCAAAACATCAAGCGAATTTGGATCCAGGCGGTGAGCGTGGGTGAGGTAAGAGCTTTGAGATCATTTTTAACAAAGCTGGACTCAGAAAAACGAGTAGAAGTATTTCTAACCGCAACAACGAGTACCGGCTACAAAATCGCGAAAGACAATTACTCCGAGCTCATCAAAGGGATATATTATTTTCCTATCGATTTCCCGCTGTTTAATCGAAAGACTTGGAATCGAATTCAGCCCGACCTTTGTATTCTTACGGAAGGCGAACTATGGCCGGAGCATATTCACACGGCTAAAATGCGTGGAGTTCCGATCGTGCTTATAAATGCAAGAATGTCCGATTCGACTCTTAAAACTTATCTCTCGTTGAGAGGTTTGGCCAAAAGCATTTTC contains:
- a CDS encoding PatB family C-S lyase; its protein translation is MEYDFNKPLDRKNTASLKWDKYKDRDVIPFWVADMDFEIAPEIQKAIAKRNEHGVYGYTVPDENVTRSVVDYLEREHGYEIDPSWIMWTPGVVPALNLFCRAFGEPGSSVMTATPVYPPFLTSPVNSDRKLISVDLKWDGNRWTFDFEKMEASIRPDTRSFILCNPHNPVGRVFDKKELEQLSEFCVKHDLVLCTDEIHSDLILEPGLKHTPTNLISPEISKRSVMLTSPSKTYNLPGLCCAYAIIEDPGIRMAFKKVARGIITEINTFGYVSCETAYNQGGEWRLALIEYLRSNRDFLYSFISQHIPKIRMRPMEATYLAWMDVRELNLDDPISFFESHGVGLSDGSFFGAKGHVRFNFGCARGLLEKGLHRMQKAVADL
- a CDS encoding DUF3016 domain-containing protein, with translation MKFFSILFCSLCFLAVNLAAEVELTFENPDNYRDIDYEYAGNKRGQKLYLPQFEKHINKQAERYLEEGQVLSMVITDIDLAGDYEPWRSADAMDIRIVKSIYPPRIKFSYELKDADGNVLESGDEHLSDLSFNYKIRINYNDELFYDKELITDWFRKLNKKSK
- a CDS encoding metallophosphoesterase family protein is translated as MILRRSMEITVREFEGKEVLSIGIISDTHGLLRPQALSALKGSDVILHGGDVGDEQILARLSDIAPIFTVRGNVDFELWCKRLPPKLTLTLGGLKVFMIHDISKLDRTVLELVDMVVYGHSHRPEIFEEQEVLFLNPGSAGPRRFNLPITLAKLVWRKGEKLTPELIQLAQD